In Thalassospira sp. ER-Se-21-Dark, the genomic stretch TCTGCGCCCATCTTGATATCCATATTGGCGACAAGTTCGCCCAGGATCTTCGCATCCAGATCAAGCGACAGGCTGCGATACGGCGCATCCTCGGCCGCCAGGGTCACATGGCCAACAAGTGGCAAATCGACCGATGCGGCCAGCAGTTGGCCGGGCTCATAGCGATAAAGCTCATCCCCAAGCGTGACTTCCTTTGCGCCTGAGATAATCAGACACAGGCAAGGCTTGTAAATCGTCGGCACCTTAAGGGTCGGGCCGGTTGTTCTAAACATCCAGACCGGCTCAACAGCCGTGCGCACCGCACCATCCGCCTCGCAGTATTTGTCAATCAGGCCACACAGCTTCTGATAGCTATTCATCGCAAAACCCTTTGTTTTCCATAGGCCCACTATACACGCGCCCACGCACAGACAAAGCACTCAATCTCGGATTTGGAGGATTAGGCAATCCAATTCGAGTTCTGTGTATTCATCAATCGGGGATTTATCGACAGAGTAAGCGCCACGAACAAACACCGACACACCAACCCAAGGAGCATGTCATGTCGAACCCGATCAACCATGTTGAAAACAAGACCGTTATCATCACCGGCGCCAGCAGCGGCATTGGCGAAGCAACGGCCCGCCTTCTGGCATCACGCGGGGCGAATGTGGTTCTTGGCGCACGCCGCACAGAACGCCTTGATGAGATTGCGACCGAGATCGAAGCTGCCGGCGGCCGTGCCATGGCCCGTTCGGTGGATGTCACCAATGCCGATAGCGTCGAGGCACTGGTTTACAACGCAAACAACCTTTATGGCCGTGTGGATGCGATTTTCAACAATGCCGGCGTGATGCCGCTTGCCCCGATGTCGGAAGTCAAGATCGACGAGTGGAACAACATGATCGACGTCAATATTCGGGGTGTTCTGAACGGCATCGCCGCTGTTTTGCCGCTGTTTAATGAACAGGGCAGCGGTCACGTCATCAACACAGCATCAATCGGCGCGCATGTCGTCGTGCCAAGTGGTGTGGTTTACTGCGCAACCAAACACGCGGTTTGGGCGATTTCCGAAGGCCTGCGTCAGGAAAGCACCCATGTCCGTGTCACCACCATTTCGCCGGGCGTGGTCGAAACCGAGCTGGGCCACGACATTACCGATCCGACCAGCAAGGAGCTTCTGACCCAGTTCCGTCAGATCGCCCTTACCCCGGATGCCATCGCGCGTGCTGTGCTTTATGCCCTTGATCAGCCGGCAGATGTCGACATCAACGAAGTCGTTGTTCGTCCGACGGCATCGGCGTTCTGATGAAGATCATTCTGCAATCCTTGTGTTTTCTTTCCATGCTGGTGGTGTTCGCATCACCAGCATGGCCCCAACAGGAGGCCGGTATGAACAAAAGCGCTGAAATCGCCCCGCACCCCTATGTCGGCATGTGGGTGACCAAGGATGGTCATATCCGACAGGAACTGCGTGCCGATGGCCGTTATGACGAGGCCCGAGGCAGACGCCAGTCGGCCTATCAGGGCGACTATCAGGTTTCAGGCAATTACATCACCTATCAGGATGACACCGGTTTTACCGCCGATGGTTATTTTGAAAATGATGTCCTGTATCACGGTGGCATGGTGATGTTTCGTGAAGTGTCGGAAGACTAAAAATCTATGAGGCTATGCGGGTGAGGAACTTACGCTAATCCAGTTCGTTTCTTACTCCGTCCTTCAAGA encodes the following:
- a CDS encoding SDR family oxidoreductase, coding for MNHVENKTVIITGASSGIGEATARLLASRGANVVLGARRTERLDEIATEIEAAGGRAMARSVDVTNADSVEALVYNANNLYGRVDAIFNNAGVMPLAPMSEVKIDEWNNMIDVNIRGVLNGIAAVLPLFNEQGSGHVINTASIGAHVVVPSGVVYCATKHAVWAISEGLRQESTHVRVTTISPGVVETELGHDITDPTSKELLTQFRQIALTPDAIARAVLYALDQPADVDINEVVVRPTASAF
- a CDS encoding Atu4866 domain-containing protein; this translates as MNKSAEIAPHPYVGMWVTKDGHIRQELRADGRYDEARGRRQSAYQGDYQVSGNYITYQDDTGFTADGYFENDVLYHGGMVMFREVSED